A single genomic interval of Sebastes umbrosus isolate fSebUmb1 chromosome 11, fSebUmb1.pri, whole genome shotgun sequence harbors:
- the mios gene encoding GATOR complex protein MIOS produces MSGSKPDILWSPHHPDRYVICDSELGLYRIGPVGSSETKAGTLPLSEETAATLLAINSDTPYMKCVAWYPKHEPECLLAVGQANGRVVLTSLGQSHNSTCKELVGKEFVPKHARQCNTLAWNPVDSNLLAAGLDKHRADFSVLIWDISSKFSPEASVASEKIRLSSVDLDSSTVVTKPLYELGQNDACLSLCWLLRDPKLLLAGMHRNLAIFDLRNTSQKTFVNTKAIQGVTVDPHFHDRVASFFEGQVAIWDLRKFEKPVLTLTEQPKPLSKVAWCPTRNGLLATLTRDSNIIRLYDMQHTPTPIGDETEPTIIERSVQPCESQIGSFAWHPSSQNRMVVVSAANRVMTDFTVFERISLAWSSTSSLMWACGRHLYDCVEDGAEGVESVIEKDIATKMRQRAQSRYGHDTVQVWRNHLLAGGNDPQLKSLWYDLFYMKQCVEDMELKLQGNKQSVVYSGIKNIVKISSGTTESRRCWSGSDRQTDVPRYHSEERCLALRLCGWISRGPDIDVEIFLRTLEQEREWERAAAVALFNLDIRRAIQILNKGATAEKGDLNLNVVAMALSGYTDEKSSLWREMCSSLRLQLKNPYLCVMFAFLTSEPGAYDGVLYESSVAVRDRVAFACMFLSDAQLPRYIDKLTNEMKEAGNLEGILLTGLTKDGVDLMESYVDRTGDVQTASFCMLKGSPGEVLKDPRVQCWIENYRNLLDAWRFWHKRAEFDIHRGKLDPSSKPLAQVFVSCNFCGKSISYSCSAMPHQGRGFSQYGVSGSPTKSKVTSCPGCRKPLPRCALCLMNMGTPVSNCPGTGKSDEKVDLTRENKLAQFNNWFTWCHNCRHGGHAGHMLSWFRDHTECPVSACTCKCMQLDTTGNLVPSDSS; encoded by the exons ATGAGTGGCTCCAAGCCGGACATCCTGTGGTCTCCCCACCACCCGGACCGCTATGTCATCTGTGACTCTGAGCTGGGACTTTATCGCATCGGACCTGTGGGCAGCTCAGAAACCAAGGCTGGCACTCTCCCGCTCTCTGAAGAAACTGCTGCTACTTTACTAGCCATTAACTCCGACACCCCTTACATGAAATGTGTAGCCTGGTACCCGAAGCATGAGCCCGAGTGTTTGCTCGCTGTGGGCCAAGCTAACGGCAGAGTGGTGCTCACCAGCCTGGGTCAGAGCCACAACTCCACGTGTAAAGAGCTGGTGGGGAAAGAGTTTGTGCCCAAGCACGCCCGTCAATGCAACACTTTAGCCTGGAACCCGGTGGACAGCAACTTGCTGGCTGCTGGGTTGGACAAGCACAGAGCGGACTTCTCTGTCCTCATATGGGACATTAGCAGTAAGTTTTCCCCAGAGGCCAGTGTGGCCTCTGAGAAGATTCGTCTCTCATCTGTGGATTTGGACTCAAGCACAGTAGTGaccaaaccgttgtatgagttGGGCCAGAATGATGCTTGCTTGTCCCTCTGCTGGTTGCTTCGTGACCCAAAGCTGCTGTTGGCTGGCATGCACCGGAACCTTGCAATATTTGACCTGAGAAACACAAGCCAGAAGACGTTTGTCAACACTAAGGCCATCCAGGGGGTGACAGTCGACCCACACTTCCATGACCGTGTGGCCTCTTTTTTTGAGGGCCAGGTGGCCATCTGGGATCTGAGGAAGTTTGAAAAGCCCGTGCTCACGCTCACTGAGCAGCCTAAGCCGCTCAGTAAG GTGGCTTGGTGTCCAACCCGTAATGGCCTACTGGCCACGCTGACACGTGACAGCAACATCATCCGCCTGTACGACATGCAACACACACCTACACCCATCGGCGACGAGACGGAGCCCACCATCATCGAGCGAAGCGTGCAGCCCTGTGAAAGCCAGATTGGCAGCTTTGCTTGGCACCCGTCCTCTCAGAATCGCATGGTGGTGGTGTCGGCAGCCAACCGGGTCATGACTGACTTCACCGTGTTTGAACGCATCTCGCTAGCCTGGAGCTCCACCAGCTCGCTCATGTGGGCGTGCGGCAGACACCTGTATGACTGCGTGGAGGATGGGGCTGAAGGAGTGGAGAGCGTGATTGAGAAAGACATCGCCACTAAGATGAGACAGAGGGCTCAATCCAGGTACGGGCACGATACCGTCCAGGTGTGGAGAAACCACTTGCTGGCTGGAGGGAACGATCCCCAGCTCAAGTCTCTGTGGTATGATCTCTTTT ATATGAAGCAGTGTGTAGAGGATATGGAGCTGAAACTGCAGGGGAACAAGCAGTCGGTGGTCTACTCTGGTATCAAGAATATTGTAAAGATCAGCTCAG GCACAACAGAGAGCCGCAGGTGCTGGAGCGGTTCAGACCGGCAGACGGATGTACCGCGGTACCACAGCGAGGAGCGCTGCCTCGCCCTGCGGCTCTGCGGCTGGATCAGCCGGGGCCCCGACATCGACGTGGAGATATTCCTGCGAACACTGGAGCAGGAGCGCGAGTGGGAGCGGGCGGCCGCCGTGGCTCTGTTCAACCTGGACATCCGCCGGGCCATCCAGATCCTCAACAAGGGAGCCACCGCTGAGAAGG GTGACCTGAACCTGAATGTGGTTGCCATGGCTCTGTCAGGCTACACCGACGAGAAGTCCTCCCTGTGGAGGGAGATGTGCAGCTCTCTGAGGCTGCAGCTGAAGAACCCCTACCTCTGCGTCATGTTTGCCTTTCTCACCAGCGAGCCTGGAGCCTATGATGGCGTGCTG tatgagagcagtgttgctgtgcgAGACCGAGTAGCCTTTGCCTGTATGTTTCTCAGCGACGCACAG CTTCCTCGATACATCGACAAACTAACCAACGAGATGAAGGAGGCGGGCAACCTGGAGGGCATCCTGCTGACGGGGTTGACTAAAGATGGCGTAGACCTTATGGAGAGCTACGTGGACCGCACTGGAGACGTCCAGACTGCCAGCTTCTGCATGCTGAAG GGTTCCCCAGGTGAAGTGTTGAAAGACCCTCGAGTCCAATGCTGGATCGAAAACTACCGCAACCTTTTGGATGCTTGGAGATTCTGGCACAAACGGGCCGAGTTTGACATCCACAGAGGCAAGCTGGACCCCAGCTCCAAACCACTGGCCCAG GTGTTTGTGAGCTGCAACTTTTGTGGCAAGTCTATCTCCTACAGCTGCTCGGCGATGCCCCACCAGGGCCGTGGCTTCAGCCAGTACGGTGTCAGCGGCTCGCCCACCAAGTCAAAAGTCACCAGTTGCCCCGGCTGCAGGAAACCGCTGCCACGTTGTGCCCTCTGCCTCATGAACATGGGAACACCTGTTTCTAATTGCCCAG GAACAGGGAAGTCAGATGAGAAGGTGGACTTGACAAGGGAGAACAAACTCGCTCAGTTCAACAACTGGTTCACCTGGTGTCACAACTGTCGACACGGCGGCCACGCTGGCCACATGCTCAGCTGGTTCAG